The sequence GGCAGGCACATCAAgacatatttaaattacataaattACAAGCAGGGCCGGCCCTAGGGTAGAGCGGGAGGTGCGGCCGCACTGGGCATCACGAAATCAGGGGCATCAAATATTTAGGATCAGTTTTTGGAACATGTAGAAGAAAATTTGAAATTTTAAGTTGAGTTTTAATGGAGGTTGAAGGGTTAGAGAAGAAGATGAATCAGGGGAAAATGTCTTTATTTTCTAAAGCCGTGGGCCCTTTAGTTACTATATTCCAGTACTAGTTCAAGTATAACACAAGTGTGAGCCCTTTAGTTAGTGTATTGGTTTTCTTTTGTTACACCCAAATAAATACTGTAATACAGAGTGCTACTATTTAAAAGTTACTGTGTAGTAAAAAAAATACGGATTACAGCTCATAACTTCATGGGCCTACACTtgtaactattttttttttttagttcgtATCATTTTTTGTTAATTTTATTATTCTATTGCTTACATATACGGAgtatgataaatatttttatttacttcTTATTTAACTAAAATAGCAAATACTAAAATAAATGTTATTCCCTCCGTTTTATTTCTATTGTCCAGCATTTCTTTTTCGAAtgttccaaattaattgtccaaTTTCATAAATAAAAGAGAATAATCTGGTAAAGTTAGTTTGTACCCCTATGTAATACATGTAAAACAAAAAGATAAGTAAAAAGTAAGGGGTAAAGCTGGAAAGTAAACAAAAAAGTATATGCGTCAgtcatttttttttaaactttgtgTTTTTGTATAAGGACAATAGATATGGAACGGAGGGAGTAATTTATCGAAACATGAAAAAACCGAATAAAGTACTTTCTATCATTTTAAGTGTAACATTATATgagattttaataaatatgtcaacaCTGCATAATCATATATTTTAAGGTCtatttatttacttttttttttttacttaaaacACACAAAAATTTAATTTTAAGCGATTTAATTTTGATTTTGTAATTTCAAGTTTATCGTTTAAAATATGAAGGGCATATTTTAGTCTTTCCGCACAGGGCATCAATATTTTCAGGACCGGCCCTGATTACAAGTATATCATATATTCACTGTAAAAAAAAATTTCTATAACCACCAAGATAATACATTAAACAGCTTATATTGCAATATGCTCAACCTCTTAATGCACAATTTTTGTGAATTTATTAAAGTATTTAGTATATGGTGGAAATATCATCACAAATACATAACTGCATTCAAtcataatgtaatgtaatgtaaaaaAGTTTGTTACTAAAAATATGAAACCGAATCCATAACAAATTTAATGTATCGAAGTAGAATCTGTCTAACCTATTTAACATAGTTAGCATATAGAAATTAATAGGGAGTATAACGTTTACTCAACCataatatctcaatttaataataatactacttgtacTTGTTAGAGGAAAATCCGCTTTATGATATGAGCTAAATTAAAAGACAATAAAATGTTCCCAAGATCCAACAAGAAGAAGACTAGTTTACCATTTTAATTTCATAAAAGTGATGGATCCCGATGAATCTCTACTGTTACTAAATGTTTTGATTGAATATATTTTGGATAACATTGATCCCAAAGATATTGTTGCTTTCGGTTGAATTGCAAGAAGGTAATCATAAATTACTTTTTTCATTAACTTTCTTCCTATACATTTATAAGACTCATTAATAAACGAAGCACTAAAAACCTTAAACAAACACTAAAATTACTTTTTTTCATCAAATTTTTCCGTAAACATTTGAAGACTTTTTAATACACGAAACATTAAAAGCATTAACCTTTAaatttattaaaaaatatatatttaaataaaaaaccCTTTCCTCTACGTCAAATCGAAAAAATTGGTCATTTCATTTCAAGAACATTAATAAAACTGGTCTGAATTGGACTGGCTACTAGTCCAACTCCCGGTTCAAATTCAACAAGTTTAACATGCCGGTTAACTCATCGCAAATTTTCACATACAGATAGCTTAAAGACAGTATGATGTAAACATAATGTTTTAACTTGATGATCCACTTAATAcagaatttaataataatgatgactaATCTAAAACAAGTATGAAAAGGTCCATGCTTGCACCGGAAAGGGGAGCTTGCACGTTACTCCATATGATGATGCACAACAAGTTCAATGTCTCACACACATGGTAAAAATCTtagttatatttaattttgtttatatgtatattctcAAATACAAACCAAATCACATCTACCCTTTAACAAAAACAGGGAACTCTGTTTCTCTCtttctttaaataataataataataataataataataagttgcttggggcccctaATATTGTTCtaagcaggcaagtaggtgtctttcctcctaatattgttcggcctttaaatggtgttaagttgcttggggcccccgcaagttccgatcctggttttagtagtgaactggtgatgtaaagggtgaccaagtccattgcgcttatggataaggttgctaagcttgatgatcctcagtgtgagttgttgttgcttagggcatgtacgggagtttctaaactctacttttccttgcgtacttgtcctcctagtatatttgaggcggctcaacgcgctttcgatggagcccttcgatcttccttggagcgtattgttactgcttcagggcctgggtttggtgattggcagtggcggcttgccaccttgccatttgcatttggagggcttggtgtttattctgcgggagatgttcgtcattatgcttttctggcttctcgattacagtctgctggattgcagaccaagctactacgtcatgcgagtattgttggtcttggtcgtgcttttgaagatgcattgggtctgtttaataaaacagttgggtttgatattttaggtaatccgagtgaggtcgctgccccaatactcatgaagaaattggcagatgtttatttcacaaagtttaccgcttctgcagaatccactttttcgttatctccacgacaatcggccttatggaaatcacagcagagtgatcacacctctgcttggctaagggcagtccctattttggggttgggtcagacgatggacgcaaagacttaccgatgtgtgttgtgctaccggttaggtgttccattgttctctatctcgacggcatgctctgcctgttcaagggtttttactggggatattttcggggatcacgcggtgtcttgtgctggtatggtgggtattaagcatcgacataatattgtccgggattcccttgttgttgtttgttatcgatctgggatttcagcgagaaaggaggttgacattgggttgtctggagggaacgacagggccctcagacctgcagatgtgttactttattcctgggattgtggtcgcgatgtttgtgttgacttgacaggatcttctcctttgacacagtctgggctttctgactttgtccctggacgtgctgtgattgatgcggctcgtcggaagcgggtcaagtacgaatctagttgtctggcgattggttatggtttcattcctttctcattttcttcccttggggaattagagaaggaggctgtttctttgctaaagcgggttcagaagagttcgatggcgcaagatattggtgccggtgctgctgctcatatttttactaggataggttttgctattgctagaggtgtggggcccagattgtctctaggcttcccactaattttttgtaagttttaaaacttttaagtttattattattattattataataataataataataataataataataataataataataataataataataataataataaattactgttattaatttaattaatttataaaataaaacttataACTACAACTGTATTAAAAATCACCCACAAAGAAACATACAATTGTTTAAACCTCCTTCAATTTCTCTCTCACATTCACTCATATATAAAAATTCCATACTTGTTGTATCACTTCTTCCTCAATTGGGTATTCTTTTTTTCAACTTTCTTGTATGTATATGTGATTCCCACTTATCAAGACCAACACTCTGCTCTTGAAGATTTTAACTTTCAGCCTTTTTTCAAACATTTAGTATCACTTTTGGCAATTGGTTGTAATTAATGTTTGTTAAAAGAACAGAATTCATTTGGCagataaaaatgatgatgaagaatgacCCATTCCTTTAAAGGTCTGATTTTGCTGTTATTTTTTttagttatcatttattgttaCTCTGTCTTTTGATCAAACTTTGATTTGGGCTCTGTGATTTTGCAGTGTTAATTAATGTTTAAGTTGTTGTGAAGAATTTTGTGTATAAAGATGAATACTAGAGTAAAGACAAATTTAAGGTCCATGAAAACAACTTCATTTAAAGATCCAAAGGTAATTAATTTAAGTTATTTGTATCATACTTTTATTGCACATGATTAGCTACAGTTTAGAAATATGTAACTTAATTCCCAGATGGGGTTTTTGTCTTCAATTATGATGAGTAAAAGTGATTATAAGTTTTTGTGAAGTATTTATCACATAATTGAAAAAAGTTGTTTACTTTAAATCTTATCCACATGAAGTGTTTTAGTGCATCCTGATTCTTTTCTTGTTGAAGGTGACTGTAATGTTCTTTACttattactttattttatttatctctgtatttatttatatttataaaaaaaggtTGATAACATGCAAATGCAAATGGAGACTATGAAAACAAGCACAAGCAGAAGAGGTTCAATTAGAGAGAGAAAAATAGCATTGCAACAAGATGTACATTTCTGTCATCATTGACTTTTTATTTGATTTAGTAATAGTTGGTATCCAATAAAATTTTCAATTATTAATTTCTTGTGTGTTGGTCTTGTTTTTTGTCACAATTATTTCAGGTTGAGAAGCTAAAAAAGAGACTTAGACATGAAGAAAATGTTCATAGAGCTTTAGAAAGAGCATTTACAAGGCCATTGGGAGCGTTACCACGGTTACCGCCTTATTTACCTCCTACGGTAAGTATTTTTATCTCAATAATTACAGTTACCATTTAGAGAATGCAAAATGTAACACTTAAAGCTACGTTTAAGTTTACTATAATTAAGTTTATAAACTCAGTTGAATTAATTGTAATTCATAAATATTCTTTTTCAATACTGACCTTTTTTTAAATTTGGTATCAAAATTTATTCatgttaacttttttttttttttttaaaggcaagtaatatatatagatataaaatgttACAATGAGATATGAGCAAGCTCAATTACATAAGATAGAGTGGTTTGCAAGGATAGCAAACCAAACACGAACAATAAAAACACGAAACTAATACGCTTAAACGTAATATTAAGAGCTATATCTAGCATTCTTCCTATTACGGAGTATTTTCATACAACAATGTAATTTTTTCGTTGCTATACCAACATTATGTGTACAAATGACGAATTTAATTTCTATTTCCTACGTCTTCAACTCCACTTAACATTCTCATAAACTTATCATGGGCATTGGTAGACATTGGAGCTTCTAGCAGAAGTTGCAGTTTTAGAAGAAGAGGTTGTTAGGCTTGAAGAACAAGTGGTTTATTTTAGGCAAGGCCTATATCAAGAAGCTGTCTACATTTCATCCTCAAAAAGAAATCTTGAAAATTCACTTGATTTTCAAGATTCAATAGATTGTAAAAATAAGGCTCCTAAGTTGTCACCTCAAATTGAGACAAATCCATCCACACCTGCTATAAAAATTTCACATAGCATTTCAGGTATAATTTACTATTTCTTGAAAATAAATAGTTTTAGTGAATAAATAATAAActgatttttaatttattatttttaataatgttGGTGGGAAAAGAGCACCAATCATCAAAGGCTATTAAGAACAGGATACACTCGACGGATCCAAAATCTCAAACGCCTAAGAGATCACCTGCTGATTCTAAGTCAGCAGCGAAGCGTTTAGAACCTAGAAAATTACAGGTTTAGAATTTTTAACTATTTGAATAGACTtgtttatatttaatttaataaactGGTATCAGTTATAACAATTTTTGGTTCAGTTTGAAGGTAAAGTAATGGATGGTACAAATGTAGAGGGAAGAAACAATTTGATGCAAGAAAAAGGACTATTAGCATCATCATCAGTAGATGATGATCCAAACAAGATTTCTGAAAGTATTTTAAAatgtttgttaaacattttcctgcGAATGAGTTCGACAAGAAGTAAAAGCATAACAGAAAGGCTGCCTTCATTGACTTCAGTTGACACAATGGAAGAAACAGAATTCAAGGATCCTTATGACATCTGTTTTGATTTCGAGAAAAGAGAAATTGGCCCGTATAAATATTTATACGCTATTGAAGCCACCTCCATCAACAAAAACGGCACGACAAATTCTATATTTTTGATACAAAGATTGAAGTAAGTAGCAAATAATGATCACATTTTATTTACATATTTTTCTAACATTATGATCAACTTCTAATGGTACTCTTGATTTTTTAGACTCCTGCTTGGGAAGCTTGTATCAGTCGACTTAACTAGTCTCACCCATCAACAAAAGCTCGCTTTTTGGATCAATATCTATAATTCGTGCATGATGAATGTAAGCGTTATGCGTTAAATATTTAATATTGAGCTAAAAATTTGGAGAAAAAATATACTAACATATTTGGAAGATGCAATTATATATCAGGCATCTCTTGAACATGGAATCCCAGAAAGTCCTGAGATGGTGGTTCAACTAATGCAAAAGGTAATATATTGTCacataattaaaatttataaaaaacCATATGCACAAATTTTaactataatatataatttatataatgtcttccttACTTGACAGGCAACTATAAATGTTGGAGGACATTATTTAAACGCAATCAGCATCGAACATTTTATACTGAGACTCCCTTATCATTCTAAATATGTAAGTTGATTTAATTCGATTACTTGTCGTGGTCCAATTCTGTATCAGATAACATTTAATTTTGTACAATCGATTTCTTGAAATATTATCAGACTTTCGCCAAAGGTGTAAAAAATGATGAGATAACCGCAAGAAGTGTGTTTGGGCTGGAATTATCAGAACCATTAGTAACATTTGCACTCTCCTGTGGAAGCTGGTCCTCCCCTGCTGTaagttttttttttctaaaaaaaaaaaaaaaagattattatGAACCTAACAAAAACTTTGATCTTAAAAATGAAGGTAAGAATCTACACGGGGTCTCAAGTTGAAAATGAACTTGAATTAGCGAAAAAAGATTATTTACAAGCTGCAATTGGGATTTCAAGCACAAAGAAGATGGTGGCGATTCCTAAATTATTGGATTGGTATATGCTCGATTTCGCCAAAGATATTGACTCGTTGATGGATTGGGTATGCCTTCAATTACCAAATGAAGTCGGAAAACAAGCAATGATGTGTCTCGAAAGGAATAAAAGCGTTCCGTTTTCAAATTGTCTTCGGGTAATACCTTACGAGTTTAAATTCAGGTATCTTTTGCACAAATAAAAATAGTTTTTGCATTCATCTTATTAGAGATATATATTCTTGAGGTATAGATTTGTACACAGTTTGTTATATAACACAAATGGAAGTAGATATTTATATAAATCCATGCACCACCAATGTAAGTATCATTCATTATGTTGATTAATTTGTTATAAAAAGTTTTAGTTTCTGAGATGTCGTTAAAGCTAGATATCTGTTATAGAAACAAGTCGAGGGTTGTGAAGTTTAGAGATTTTGTAAGACCATTTGTATCCAGTTGTCTCCGGAACATTGTGACCGTGATGTGGCAACGGTGACTCCAGTTAACACTGCTACCGCGGCATCACCGGTAATGGATTGTCGACGTAAGTCACTTGATTGACTAAGGAGATGGCTGGCGTCAGGGGCACGTGGCACACCCTGATTGACAGGGCCGTCTTAACAATTCGAAGGCCCTAGGCGAAAACAAAAATGAGCCTTCACACACGTTTaattttttaatacatataaaaagatAATACTTAAATTTATCAATTTGTATCTACTTAC comes from Rutidosis leptorrhynchoides isolate AG116_Rl617_1_P2 chromosome 4, CSIRO_AGI_Rlap_v1, whole genome shotgun sequence and encodes:
- the LOC139840000 gene encoding uncharacterized protein translates to MNTRVKTNLRSMKTTSFKDPKVDNMQMQMETMKTSTSRRGSIRERKIALQQDVEKLKKRLRHEENVHRALERAFTRPLGALPRLPPYLPPTTLELLAEVAVLEEEVVRLEEQVVYFRQGLYQEAVYISSSKRNLENSLDFQDSIDCKNKAPKLSPQIETNPSTPAIKISHSISEHQSSKAIKNRIHSTDPKSQTPKRSPADSKSAAKRLEPRKLQFEGKVMDGTNVEGRNNLMQEKGLLASSSVDDDPNKISESILKCLLNIFLRMSSTRSKSITERLPSLTSVDTMEETEFKDPYDICFDFEKREIGPYKYLYAIEATSINKNGTTNSIFLIQRLKLLLGKLVSVDLTSLTHQQKLAFWINIYNSCMMNASLEHGIPESPEMVVQLMQKATINVGGHYLNAISIEHFILRLPYHSKYTFAKGVKNDEITARSVFGLELSEPLVTFALSCGSWSSPAVRIYTGSQVENELELAKKDYLQAAIGISSTKKMVAIPKLLDWYMLDFAKDIDSLMDWVCLQLPNEVGKQAMMCLERNKSVPFSNCLRVIPYEFKFRYLLHK